CAGAAATGGGACTATATACTCTTCTGTTTTTCATGTGTTGTGCTCTGGGATTGGATTCCAAGCCATCCTATTACCCCTCGCATTTGCATCTCTTGGATGGTGAGTTTTTTTTTCCAACTTTTTAAGTAATATTTAATTTGGTAGTGTTGACATCTCtatacttttattatttttttccagGTTTTGAACAGCTTATTAATCAATAGTTTTGGTTAAAAAAAAGTAACTTACGAGTcaatcttctttctttttcttttcgtTTATATTTGATTCCCTCCTTTAATTTCTAGGAAACTCACCACGTACATCATGTGAAACAATAATAATATGTGGAATTAAATTATGTACTTaaatattgtttttaaaataaatataattggcTAAAAAAACAGCCGTTTAATATTTTTGTGCATAATTTGAAAACCTAAAACAATTTAAGCCTTTGTAACGTATACTCAACAATATTATTTGCATAGCCATCTTCGATTTTTCGTCAAGAAACGAGTGCCAAACTCTCTTATTTTAGGTAGGAgaagtgagtttttttttttctttcaagcaAAGGAAATGGAATCTTCTTAAGGCGAAATGACTAATTAATACTGGTCAAAATCATTGATGAATGATAATCTGGGTAAATTATATTTCATTTTCCGGCTGACAATGATTtcaactacaaaaaaaaaaaccttttatAAGTTTATAAATAATTGTAGAGAGAGTAGGAGTCTATTAGATCAAATAAATATTCAGCGGAATATTCTTGAAGAATTGTGTACCTTTATTTATTCAGTTGTATTAAATATATGGTATGAGCCGCAAGGGCATATCCACATGGTCCTATATCTTCCAAAATCTCGTAACGACTGGTGATTGTCTTTCAAAAATTAATATCCAATAAGTATCTACCTGTCTCCATTATATGATTGGtacgtatatttatatatatatatatataatagttaaaaataaaaaataaaaatctttcAAAATGGGTCTCCATACATGGGAAAAGAAATAATTTTATTATCGTGATATGGTTCTTTATATTGATTTAAATATAATAGCCATTTATTTGTAATGGTTTGCAGGGTATGGGGAATCATATGCTTGTCGTTGGCTTTTTCGTGGCAACTCTATACAATATGGCTTCTGGTCAATCTTCACGAATCTGACTCTGGACTTCGTTACAGTAGATTTCTCCATCTCTCAATCGCTGCCTTTGGTTAGTACACGTCACCATTCCAGTCTTATTTGTtctattttatgtatgtatttaaAAATTTGAGAAATTTAAATGAAGAAGTGATGCCATATACTTACAACTAATCATGAATATTGTGTTATAACAAATACATAATACTATGAGATTTTTACAGAAATTACTTAATTTTGCtaaaaaaattatacttttatggtcaaatatttttttttttcaattttacggcTTTAagcaaatttttatatttttaaggttttgtgtgtttttttttatgttgttttcaaattgtttttaggtttttttttttatttgatatttAGTTGTTttgatatatattattttttttttttttttttttatagcttATTTTGGATTGATGAATCTAgctgtttttaagttttttttagttgtttttcttATTGTCtttttttaattatgaaatattgaaaatcgtatttttaaaaacttgagtatgcgtttttttttaaattaggaacattaaaaaaatatatatgtatttaagtAAAAATCTCTAatattattgtgtaaattttacTTATAAAATTTTGAGTTCAACGAACTATGTtatcaatttttataatttattcaattatttttaaTGTACAATCAAATTGAAACTAAATTCCTAAAAAGTCAGTTATTACAAAATGAATTTAATGTATGAACTCAAAAAAAAACTTTCAAATAGTACActtaataatataaacatattttTCTAACTATTAGGTGCAAGCAacaatgcacgtttgtttagttttatttaaaaaatttactaattatttttattaagtttttatgattgtcacATACATCcaaaaataatgacataaacatattaaaagaaaaattaaaccaaaacattgtttatggatttttttaaaataatacgaTAACATTTTATATCACAAACTACCTTATCTAAGGTATAAAACATGCATGATATTATACACATCACACCTCGATGAGTGGAGaaaaaacttgtttattattgatagaagataaatattattataatttcttatttagttacaccatcatattatttgtacacatatgacacttatatataatatatttattttatattatatattattgtaataataatattttataacatgtgaatttatattaatataattattaaatatctagttttgtattaaatattattataataatgatattttataatatttgaatttatattattataattactaGATATTTATTATagcaaaaatttataaaaattatgataatatattaaatattatatattattataataattatatttataatatttaaatttatattagtataattattaaatatctagttttgtttatatattattataataatgatatttttataatatttgaatttatattaatataattaataaatatctagttataataatgatattttataatatatgaatttatattaatataattaataaatatatttttttaatttatattaaaagtttattccgttaaatatttaaattatttcgttaaagttaatagCAAAAAAAAcggttaaaactaaaaaaatttgttatctagacacattttatatagaagagagatatatatatatatatatattaatatataacttGTAAATAGTTTGGGTTTGCGCAATTCCTTATAAAAATCGTAAatgatcaaaataataataatttaagtaattgttacatgttataattattattctagatattttagttaatatttataatcagttttattatagatatttttctttaattaaccataaatttgatatttttaattaatatttattatagatATTTTTTTCCTAAGaagtaattaataattataaattagaaaaataaaataaaaaatgagaagatAAATAgagatatattttaaatatattgtatgtatataagatatttatttttattgataaataattgaattatacCGTTTAAAAAAAAGATGCGAATTAAATAACTTAATATTTGCGTGCTTCTCATCActcttatatttttttaatgaaatgttATAAAATTTGTGAATAACGagtaacaagaaaaaaaaaataatgaaatattATTACCAACATATTTTGTAGGTCCAAAGTTTGGGAAAATAATGAGCATATTTCCGGTGATGTACCTATCGGGAGGAACGTGTGCAATGATGATTATCACAGGAGGTGGGACCATGCAActgttcttcaagaacatttgTGGCGATGGGCCTGGGCTTTCGTGCAAGGCCCAATCACTGAGTGGAGTAGAATGGTTCTTGGTGTTCACTTGCATGGCTATTCTTCTGGCTCAACTTCCCAACTTGAATTCCGTCACCATTATTTCATTCCTCGGTGCTGTCGCGGCAATTGTGTACTGTACTATTCTTTGGGCTCTTCCCCTCAGTATGGATAGGCCCATAGACGTATCGTATGATCCACTCCCAACAAACTCGAAATTTGACAAATATGGTGATCTTCTTAATGGTATCGGACTTATCATTCTTGCTTTCAGAGGCCATAACGTTATCCTTGAAATACAGGTAAGATAAGAACTCAACCattgttcttttatttatttatttattttgtcaatatatattattgttagtggACGTTTGATTTAactatattattttcttttaattgtaTACTAGATTGTCACGGATGTAACTTAATTAAATAGACATATGAGGTTACCAGTATTAGACTTTTGGAATATCAAGTGATTCCAGGAAGTAGGATAATATTTGATTTAAACCTTTCATACACCTTTTCAATACCACTTGATGTATCATCTAATGTTACATGTCAAAGTGAATTAACACTCacataattatattttatgatgactaacttttttatatgtttatgttgtgttGCTTTTATATCAAATAATACTGAAAAAAAAGGCAAATTGATACTATATTACTCTTCTTATTATTCTAACTAATATATCAGACATATCAGCATattaaagaaacaaagaaatattaaatttaatgaTGACTTTTAAAAAGGGACCTTATTTGCGCAAGGTGCATAATAAAAGATTGCACCATTatcatttattaaaaattaacaattttttattaagGAAATTTTAATattgtattcttattttatttttgagaaaAGTTGACAATTACCAATttttaggagtagttaactaaaattagacattaaatatatttagttgaactttacccattattatcatgagacttTCTAAATTATTCTTATTTGAACACATGGTTCTAATTGTTGTTGTAATGTGTagtatatgtgtcatattatagtgaAATTGGAAATGCATTCTAATTGTAGCGTGTGtaaggagaaaaaaaaatgtaattgaaggggtataatgggtacattaattaaaaatttggatactaaaataagagttaaaaataGTAGGTAAGAATTAAAGTGAATCATTTAAAATAGGTACCGAGTCTAATTTCCGCTTTATATTTTTGTGTGGATTCAGTTTTAATTTTCACATTCAAGAGAAAATTATTAACTTTGTTATTGCATCTATTGATGCAGGCGACGTTACCATCAAGTCCCAAAAACCCATCCCGTAAGATAATGTGGACAGGAATCAAAATCGCATACATACAAATAGCCATGATTTTGTTTCCCATCGCCATAGCTGGATTTTGGGCTTATGGAAATATGGTCAGTAAAACAATTTCTAACTATGAAATCTTTTCATCCCATTAAATTTCGTAGACTACcatattaaattcacatattgaAATAGTACATGTTTCTAATCAAAATGGCAGATATCAGCGAATGGTGGAATGGTAAAGGCACTCTCTCAATTCCATGGACAAGACTTCTCTAAGTTTGTGATGGGCCTAATCTACctcttaataataataaactgCTTATGCACTTTCCAAGTCTATTCCATGATAGTTTTCGACAATTTGGAATTTAGATACACCTCCATCAAGAAGCAACGATGCTCGAGGTTGCTCCGAACAGTTTTTCGTCTCTGTTTTGGAGGCCTTGTGTTCTTTATATCTGTGGCTTTTCCATTCTTGGGTAGCTTGGCACCTCTGGTTGGGGGCCTAACAATGCCTTTGACATATTCTTATCCATGTTTCATGTGGATATCTATCAAGAAACCTCACCCTATTCGCCCAATGTGGTTGCTCAATATGGTACTCGGTTGCTTGGGAGTGATCTTAAGTGTCGTTTTAGTTGTTGCTGCAATATATAACTTGGTCGACAACGGCCTCAATGCAAACTTTTTCAGACCTTAACGTCACATTTTTATTTGCCACAAAGTTTAACTAGGACTACTTTATAATACATCAAGTGTGTTCAGTTGGCAAGTTTGTACAGGTTCATTGATAAATAAACTTGTTCTTTTTGgtaaaatattattaagatgatggATTCTCAATTGTAAGAAATGGTTGTGGAAATGATGAAGCTAATCAAGTGCATTTATACATGAAACTATTAATCTTTCATGCACTTACTACCACCGTCCAAACTGAAGAAAGCCCACATATCTAAGATTTGGTCTAGTCCCTAAATCTAGTATCTGGTGTTTTGGTTTTCTTATTAGACATCGACCTCATTTCAAGACAACTGTGCATGGTTTCAAGTTATTGATCAAGAACATATAAGCTACTGAAATAATATAAATACGGCAATTCTGAAGAATCCTTGTATGCACATGAGGTCGTACAGTCATAACATTTAACAGTAACAAAACTCCTCACGATCTCGAAAACTAAGTACATTAACAAACCATAAATTACCTCTTGATTAGTGCAACTACCGTCCCCCACCGACCAATCTTGGTTTCCTTCACTATATTACTAACTCATATGCCATGTCAGATGCACGTGCTCCCTCATATTTGATTTCGATCAACCTTGAtttctccctataaataccaacgTACCTCTCCCTTGAATCGTATCCATGATCAAATCTGAAAGTACTAATCACTATCACTTATATTGTTCAAAGCTTTTTGTTACTATGTAGGTTTTCTCTATATTTTTCATTCGCTAGAATTGGCACTATACAATGGCCGAGAAGCACCAGAAAGAGCATGAAAGTGAGACTGCCGATACCGGATGCGGGATGTTTGATTtcttgaaaaagaaagaaaacgaCAAGTCCCAGCAGCCTCAAGAGGATGTTGCCAAGAAAGATCATCATCACCAATCTCACGATGCTGACTCTAGCTCGGTAAGCCACAACATCACTGATTAATTATAACGTTTTTCTTCTAGTCAGCCAAATATGTGACTGTTTTGAGATTTTTGCTGTCTAGTAGTGACGAGGAAGAAGGGAAtggagagaagagaaagaagaaggggCTCAAGGATAAGATCAAGGACAAGATTTCAGGCAAAAAGGAAGGGGAACATACTGACGATGTTCATGCTACAGAGAAGAAAACTGACAATCACACTGCAAATACAGAAGCAGCGAATTCGGAGGAGAAGGGATTTTTAGAGAAGATCAAGGATAAGCTTCCGGGACAGCATAAGAAGGCCCAGAATCATGGCGCATCTGCTGACTGTGGTGCAGAAGGCCACAAGTGCCATGAAGATGACTCCAAGGATAAAAGGGAATATTTGAAAAGATTAAGGAGAAGGTGCCTGTTGGCCACAAGGAAGAGGAGAAGACCAAGGAAAACTACTAAACTAGATTAATGTCATCCATGAGTATCTTTGTCTAGGCTACTGATGCATGTTTCTTTTGTGTTCATAGAACTATTTTATGTTCTAGGAAGAAAAATGCTTCATGTGCTTGTATTAAACCTCTAAGTTAGTTTTTTTCTCATTACTAATCTGGTAATGTATTTCTACTCTGCTTTATACATGTTAGTCAGATTAATCAACATTTATATGTTTCGATAAAACAACAAAATGTTATTTGTAACAGCTATTATTGTTGGTTGTTTAATTTAATTGGTCACATTTTATTCATGAAGCCATTTTCTAAGATCCAGCACTACTGGTTGCCACTGGTTTCTTGGCAAGATTCTATGTTGAACAAGATACTTAAACATGCAATGTAAAACCAGAGTAAAAAGTCAGAAGACAATTTTACCAGTCACAACAGATGTTTCAggcattttaaattaaaaatcttCGGATTTTCCAAGCAAAACAAAACCTAGAAAGTCAACTAGATCACTGGCACCtataattacatttttttttcaagCCTTGCCATCCATGAGGACAAAGCCAGGTTATAACTTTTACAGATGAAATTTCAACAAAAATGGTTGGACAACCAAAATTGTTTTTACAAAAGCCAAAATGGTACGAGAACAAATAATTCATTTATAGGTACATGAATTGGTCATTTTTAAGGGTTTGCCAAGTTTGCTGCCCTTAAGCATAACAGAGCATTGGACTTTTGTATAAAACTTAGACTTTACCAGCTTGCCCAAAATGTAGGCCCGCGACCGCATCTTGAATGTCAGTTTCAGGGGAATGACAACGTTTTCGATATTATCTTTAGCACCTCCGACGACTGAGATTCCACCGTAAAGAGGAATTTGGTGTCCCAGCACAACAGTCACTACTTTCCGATGACTTTGCCTCCTTTGATGAAACTTCTTCATCTATTATTTGATTGCATTACAAGACAAAAAGATAAGGGTTTAAAATACattcttaattaaaaaaaaaaacacaagtaAACTATAAAAGCtaacaaaattttagaaaactaAATGAACTCAGTAGCATTCCTATATAGATCAACCATAAACCAAAGGGTAGATaatgcacaattttttttttaacttttcttCTAAGAACGTACAATAAGATAACTTCACaactttttcttttttcaaaccAGCCCATACAAACAACCTTAAACCCCACAATGGCCATCAAAGGACTACTTTTCAGAAACTAATTTCGCCAACCTGTCTAGATTTTCATCAAGATGTGTTTGGTCCCGCTTGACAGTCATCTCCTTAGCATAATGACAAACAATCACATGCAGAAAGATAAAACTCGAAAGTAAAAATTTTGCGTACAAATCAAGTTCaaggttttttttattat
The genomic region above belongs to Humulus lupulus chromosome 1, drHumLupu1.1, whole genome shotgun sequence and contains:
- the LOC133793268 gene encoding dehydrin COR410-like isoform X2 codes for the protein MLPRKIIITNLTMLTLARDEEEGNGEKRKKKGLKDKIKDKISGKKEGEHTDDVHATEKKTDNHTANTEAANSEEKGFLEKIKDKLPGQHKKAQNHGASADCGAEGHKCHEDDSKDKREYLKRLRRRCLLATRKRRRPRKTTKLD
- the LOC133793236 gene encoding lysine histidine transporter-like 7, with protein sequence MGEIVGKCNSNNGIIVVDSMTEQPYRSTSLKTFSKKSFDSFRVHSFDEENPTVIDGISFSSAAEAAAAVSGQWPAKELNPQDAWLPITESRNGTIYSSVFHVLCSGIGFQAILLPLAFASLGWVWGIICLSLAFSWQLYTIWLLVNLHESDSGLRYSRFLHLSIAAFGPKFGKIMSIFPVMYLSGGTCAMMIITGGGTMQLFFKNICGDGPGLSCKAQSLSGVEWFLVFTCMAILLAQLPNLNSVTIISFLGAVAAIVYCTILWALPLSMDRPIDVSYDPLPTNSKFDKYGDLLNGIGLIILAFRGHNVILEIQATLPSSPKNPSRKIMWTGIKIAYIQIAMILFPIAIAGFWAYGNMISANGGMVKALSQFHGQDFSKFVMGLIYLLIIINCLCTFQVYSMIVFDNLEFRYTSIKKQRCSRLLRTVFRLCFGGLVFFISVAFPFLGSLAPLVGGLTMPLTYSYPCFMWISIKKPHPIRPMWLLNMVLGCLGVILSVVLVVAAIYNLVDNGLNANFFRP
- the LOC133793268 gene encoding dehydrin COR410-like isoform X1: MLPRKIIITNLTMLTLARSDEEEGNGEKRKKKGLKDKIKDKISGKKEGEHTDDVHATEKKTDNHTANTEAANSEEKGFLEKIKDKLPGQHKKAQNHGASADCGAEGHKCHEDDSKDKREYLKRLRRRCLLATRKRRRPRKTTKLD